The Borreliella burgdorferi B31 genome includes a region encoding these proteins:
- a CDS encoding DUF228 domain-containing protein codes for MALKGKGQAKSPNVDDNPQLGLESEIPAAPRSKRQTRQAEEVQAKDPYLDSVKELDDVLLKFKKYSKSMSSIENRVFSSSGGCFKLKNERVNAYSFTCSSFADKIEEYLYDPANSFPYKRGVKLVPKENSIYVEVGADTDMYGICVDVCEFSSTAYVLPITNNFEGYLVTRNPSIKMGEILDKSAFFRVFSGDCVHATIFFIFSKREFLEFLLLFFINFLLYTVTFLDFNFSLFDFIFLDNSSLILEK; via the coding sequence ATGGCTTTAAAAGGCAAAGGGCAAGCTAAATCTCCTAATGTTGATGATAATCCACAATTAGGGTTAGAATCAGAAATTCCAGCTGCTCCTAGATCTAAACGTCAAACAAGACAGGCTGAAGAAGTACAAGCAAAAGATCCTTATTTAGATTCAGTTAAAGAACTTGACGATGTTCTTTTAAAATTTAAAAAATATTCAAAATCAATGAGTTCGATTGAAAATAGGGTTTTTAGTAGTTCGGGTGGTTGTTTTAAATTAAAGAATGAGCGAGTTAATGCTTATTCTTTTACATGTTCAAGCTTTGCAGACAAAATAGAAGAATACCTTTATGATCCAGCAAATAGTTTTCCATATAAGCGTGGGGTTAAACTTGTTCCAAAAGAGAACTCTATATATGTTGAAGTTGGTGCTGATACTGATATGTATGGGATATGTGTAGATGTATGTGAGTTTAGTAGTACTGCGTATGTATTACCAATTACGAATAACTTTGAAGGGTATCTTGTTACAAGAAATCCGAGTATAAAAATGGGAGAAATATTGGATAAAAGTGCATTTTTTAGAGTTTTTTCTGGAGATTGTGTACATGCTACGATTTTTTTTATCTTTTCAAAAAGAGAATTTCTTGAATTCTTATTATTATTTTTTATTAATTTTTTATTATATACAGTGACATTTTTAGACTTTAATTTTTCTTTATTTGATTTTATTTTTTTGGATAACTCAAGCTTGATACTAGAAAAATAA
- a CDS encoding type ISP restriction/modification enzyme: protein MNNNESLFKKAKEYIANLKSTKLEEKTEYSNRTHLENLLNDFNKINQNSSIAIQHEPRRSKEGFGSPDYIVRHNITQGTIGCIEVKKVEQNLDEILKSSQIEKYKNITRSILLTNYIEFIWIKDKEIKLRGSLLTKEELYSEDTKLDKNKLTKIINILFEFFNSHFEKIKSIEALASLLASKTKSLKEEIEVNLKENKEKLNLDIDESELGELNVLVSTCRILKKSIYSDDFNISEFSDSIAQTITYGLFIARLNSKENIEINFKNIENFIPTNFSLIQNIIKLIKDIHKDSEFNYLRWILESIISIVNNIDTKLIFNEFSFTNSSLNLKDPYLYFYEDFLAKYDVSLRKAKGVYYTPSPIVSFIVSSLNEMLKKEFKLNHGLANKEKVTVLDFATGTGTFLLEVIRTIILKEIPEESGRQKDYINLHILKNLYGFEYLMAPYAVTHLKLSQYLKEVCKVDFNKDSKLKVYLTNTLDLKEITDQKFFSFSFFKDIAKETKEANEIKRNPILVILGNPPYSAESKNNNQYILNLVNDYKKIKNSPINERNTKTLNDDYVKFIRFAENKLESNKKEGLLTIKGSEEGLLGIITNNGYLDNITFRGMRHHLLSTFDEIYILNLHGSSRKKEKTDDGSIDENVFDIQTGVAIAIFAKYKEKEKKNELANVYYSSIKGKRDHKYDFLNKNHIYDLNFEKLDYKEPNYFFLKKDLSNEDIYNKGKSLIDIFNEFNVGIVTRKDKIAIDYTKDNLMDKLRDFAYLPEQDARNKYDIEKDSMFWKLSEIQKFLKNTNFNKSYVKEISYRPFDNRFTYYSKNKGVVVEPRYKTMKHILEIEGNIGLVTTRLLSTNSFKHALVTSEISDKCFVSNKGSESCYLFPLYIKENQGVFKNIKKENFKKDEKDNKDIFREFINTKYSKIFTPEEIFGYIYAVLYSNTYREKFYEFLKIDYPKIIFVNNVDAFLELSKLGTKLINSHLLKDNLKLNNSIGNHTGDYNRIVEKITYKEDTKELYYNSTCCFTNVAKEVYEYKIGSYQVLKSYLKYRKGKELIINENEDEIEHLEKVIKVLSYTINVQKEIDEIIQNLKEFNE, encoded by the coding sequence ATGAATAATAATGAATCTCTATTTAAAAAGGCAAAAGAATATATAGCTAATCTAAAAAGTACAAAATTAGAAGAAAAAACAGAGTATTCTAACAGAACTCATTTAGAAAATTTACTTAATGATTTTAATAAAATTAATCAAAATTCAAGCATTGCTATTCAGCATGAGCCAAGACGAAGCAAAGAAGGATTTGGATCACCCGACTATATTGTTAGACATAATATAACCCAGGGTACTATAGGGTGTATTGAAGTTAAAAAAGTTGAGCAAAACTTAGACGAAATACTAAAAAGTTCCCAAATTGAAAAATACAAAAATATAACACGCAGTATACTTCTTACAAATTATATTGAGTTTATATGGATTAAAGACAAAGAGATTAAACTAAGAGGGTCTTTACTAACTAAAGAAGAGCTATATAGTGAAGATACCAAACTCGATAAAAATAAATTAACCAAAATTATAAATATTTTATTTGAGTTCTTTAACTCTCATTTTGAAAAAATAAAAAGTATTGAAGCTTTAGCTAGCCTACTTGCAAGTAAAACTAAATCTTTAAAAGAAGAGATTGAAGTAAACTTAAAGGAAAATAAAGAAAAACTAAATTTAGATATTGATGAATCAGAACTAGGTGAGCTAAATGTTTTAGTTTCAACTTGTAGAATACTTAAAAAAAGTATTTATAGCGATGATTTTAATATTTCAGAATTTTCAGATTCAATCGCTCAAACTATTACATATGGACTTTTTATTGCTCGTCTTAATAGTAAAGAAAATATAGAAATTAATTTTAAAAATATTGAAAACTTTATACCTACTAATTTTTCACTTATACAAAACATTATAAAACTAATTAAAGATATCCATAAAGATAGTGAATTTAATTACTTAAGATGGATTTTAGAAAGTATTATAAGCATAGTAAATAATATTGATACAAAACTTATTTTTAATGAATTTTCATTTACTAATTCTAGCTTAAATTTAAAGGATCCCTATCTTTATTTTTATGAAGATTTTCTTGCTAAATACGATGTATCCTTAAGGAAGGCAAAAGGAGTTTACTACACCCCTAGCCCTATTGTTAGTTTTATTGTTAGTAGTTTAAATGAAATGCTTAAAAAAGAATTTAAGTTAAATCATGGCCTTGCAAATAAAGAAAAAGTTACAGTACTGGACTTTGCAACAGGAACAGGTACATTTTTACTTGAAGTTATTCGTACTATAATACTAAAGGAAATCCCAGAGGAATCTGGTAGACAAAAAGACTATATTAATCTACATATACTTAAAAACTTATATGGTTTTGAATATTTAATGGCACCTTATGCTGTAACACACCTTAAATTAAGTCAGTATTTAAAAGAAGTTTGCAAAGTTGACTTTAATAAGGATTCAAAGCTCAAAGTGTACTTAACTAACACTCTTGACTTAAAAGAAATTACAGATCAGAAATTCTTTTCTTTTTCTTTTTTTAAAGATATTGCAAAAGAGACGAAAGAAGCAAATGAAATTAAACGTAATCCAATACTAGTAATACTTGGAAATCCTCCTTATAGTGCAGAGTCAAAAAATAATAATCAATATATATTGAATTTAGTTAATGATTATAAAAAAATAAAAAATAGTCCTATAAATGAAAGAAATACTAAAACACTTAATGATGATTATGTTAAGTTTATTAGATTTGCAGAGAATAAATTAGAGAGCAATAAAAAAGAAGGATTGTTAACTATTAAAGGCAGTGAAGAAGGACTTCTTGGAATTATAACAAACAATGGATACCTTGATAACATCACATTCAGAGGCATGAGACATCATTTGCTAAGCACTTTTGATGAAATCTACATCCTTAATCTACATGGTAGTTCGCGTAAAAAAGAAAAAACTGACGATGGTAGTATAGATGAAAATGTATTTGACATTCAAACTGGGGTTGCAATTGCTATTTTTGCTAAATATAAAGAAAAAGAAAAAAAGAATGAACTGGCTAATGTATACTACAGCAGTATAAAAGGAAAAAGAGATCATAAATATGATTTTTTAAATAAAAATCATATTTATGATCTTAATTTTGAAAAACTTGACTATAAAGAGCCTAATTATTTTTTTCTTAAAAAAGATTTATCAAATGAAGATATTTATAATAAAGGAAAATCTTTAATAGATATTTTTAATGAATTTAATGTTGGAATAGTAACTAGAAAAGACAAAATAGCGATTGATTATACAAAAGATAACCTTATGGATAAACTTAGGGATTTTGCATATTTACCAGAACAAGATGCAAGGAACAAATATGATATAGAAAAAGATTCTATGTTTTGGAAGTTATCAGAAATTCAAAAATTTTTAAAAAATACCAATTTTAATAAAAGTTATGTTAAAGAAATATCATATAGACCATTTGATAATAGATTTACTTATTATTCTAAAAATAAAGGGGTTGTAGTAGAGCCAAGATATAAAACAATGAAACATATTTTAGAAATTGAAGGCAATATAGGACTTGTTACAACAAGGCTTTTATCAACAAATAGTTTTAAACATGCTTTGGTTACTTCTGAAATTTCGGATAAATGTTTTGTTTCAAATAAAGGTAGTGAATCATGCTATCTTTTTCCACTTTATATAAAAGAAAATCAAGGTGTATTTAAAAATATAAAAAAAGAAAACTTTAAGAAGGATGAAAAGGACAATAAAGATATTTTTAGAGAATTTATTAATACTAAATACAGTAAAATATTTACTCCAGAAGAAATATTTGGTTATATCTATGCAGTGCTATACTCAAATACTTATAGAGAAAAATTCTACGAATTTTTAAAAATAGACTATCCTAAGATTATTTTTGTAAATAATGTAGATGCATTTTTAGAGCTTAGTAAGCTTGGAACTAAACTCATTAATTCTCATTTATTAAAAGATAATTTAAAGCTCAACAATAGTATTGGTAATCACACTGGAGACTATAATCGTATTGTAGAGAAAATTACTTATAAAGAAGACACAAAAGAACTTTACTATAATTCAACATGTTGTTTTACTAATGTAGCTAAAGAAGTATATGAATACAAAATTGGAAGTTATCAAGTGCTTAAAAGTTACTTAAAGTACAGAAAAGGGAAAGAACTTATTATTAATGAAAATGAAGACGAAATTGAACATCTTGAGAAAGTTATAAAAGTGCTTAGCTATACAATTAATGTACAAAAAGAAATTGACGAAATAATACAAAATCTTAAAGAATTTAATGAATAA